Proteins from a single region of Apium graveolens cultivar Ventura chromosome 7, ASM990537v1, whole genome shotgun sequence:
- the LOC141675031 gene encoding uncharacterized protein LOC141675031, with protein MQSTLALFALLAILMIANTSYAARPGRGQYWHVIKNEAMPMNTRNSAEYALINKEIVSEIAEDIVHEILTVDESSDTIPEFNVGDSQHLKGKNSYVDESDPIPDTTMAW; from the exons ATGCAGTCCACATTAGCCTTGTTTGCTCTTCTTGCCATCCTCATG ATTGCAAACACTTCATATGCTGCAAGGCCTGGCAGAGGACAGTACTGGCATGTTATAAAGAATGAAGCAATGCCAATGAATACGAGGAATTCTGCTGAGTATGCTTTGATCAACAAAGAGATTGTATCAGAAATTGCTGAGGACATTGTTCATGAGATACTAACTGTTGATGAGTCGTCTGATACGATTCCAGAGTTTAACGTAGGTGATTCTCAACATTTGAAAGGAAAGAACTCATATGTTGATGAGTCTGATCCTATACCAGATACTACCATGGCATGGTAA